TGGTCTCCCTCGACAGAAACGCCGAGTTGGCGTTGCCCACGAGCTTCGTGAAGAACATGAAATCGACCGTCTCCACGCGGTCCCACGCGGCCATGCCGCCGTGCGCCTCCACCATGCGCTCGACGACGGCGCGCGCTTCGTCGCTCTGGTAGGTGGGTGCGGACTGCGCCGCGAGCGGCAGGGCGACGACGGCCGCGGCGGCCAGCGCCAGCCTCGAGCTATTCGAGATCATGGGTCCTCTGTGTCGTTCGGTGACGGAAGTAGCCGGCGCGCCGGAGATGGAGCGCTCGCGCACTAAGACGCGAAGTGTCGGGGGAGGTTGGCCGTGCTGGGGCCGGATCCTGGCCCGCCTGGGATGAAACCGCCGCTGAGCGGGACGAACGAACGCGGGTCGCGCCAGTCACTCGCCGAAAGCGGGCCGCATCCTTGACGAGGTCTTCCGGCGCCGCGATGCTGCGCGTCTCATGAACGATCGCATTGTTCGCGCGCTGCGCCGCGAACCCGTCGACGCCACCCCGGTGTGGTTCATGCGGCAGGCGGGCCGGTCGTTGCCGCGCTACCGAGAGCTGCGCGGGGACGTCGGCATGTTCGAGATCCTGCGCGATCCCGAAGCCGCCGCCGAGATCACCCGGCTGCCGCTCGAGTACTTCCCGGTGGACGCGCTGGTGCTCTACAACGACATCTCCACGCCGTTCTTCGGGGCGGGCCTGGACGTTGAGATCCACCCCGGGCTGGGGCCGGTCGTGGATCGGCCGATCGAGGGCCCGGACGACGTGGGCCGCCTGCGCGCGCACGACCCGCGCGCGACGATGGACTACATCATGGACCAGATCCGGCTGCTCGTGAGCCGGGAGAGCGTCCCGGTGCTCGGCTTCGTGTCGGCGCCGTTCACGCTGTGCACCTACCTCATCAAGGGCGCCAAGGCGCGCAACGTGGACGAGACCAAGGCGTTCATGTGGCGCTGGCCGGACGCCTGGGCCCGCTTGGCCGGCTTCTGGGCGGACCACCTGGGCGATTTCGCGGTCGCCCAGGCTGAGGCTGGGGCCGGCGCCGTGCAGGTCTTCGATTCGTGGGCGGGAGCCCTATCGCCCGGAGACTACGAGCGCTTCGCGCAGCCCTACACGCGGCGCATCCTGGAACGGCTCGCGGCCGCGGGCGTGCCCTCCATCAATTTCACCACGGGAAACCCGGCGCTGCTGCCGCTCGTGGCGGCTGCGGGCGGCGACGGGCTGGGGGTAGACTGGCGCGTGCCGCTGGATGAGGCCTGGAGCACGGTGGGCCACGACCGCGCCATCCAGGGCAACCTGGACCCCGCGACGCTGGCCGCGGGGCGCGACGCGGCGCTCGCCGCCGCCGCGGACGTGCTGCGCCGCGCGGGCGGGCGGCCGGGACACATCTTCAACGTGGGTCACGGGCTTACCCCGGACGCGGACCCGGAGGTAGTGCGCGCGGTGGTAGACTTCGTGCACGAGAGCACCGCCGCGTCCCAGGTTCCGGCCGGGCGGGTCGCGTCGGGGCCAGCGGCCATCGGAGGAGAGTCATGAAGGTCGCCGTAATGGTGCTGAACTTCGGGGAGCCCGAGTCGCCCACGATGGAGGCCGTGGTGCCGTTCCTCGAGCGCATTTTCCGCATGAACGGCTCCCTCGACGCCGGCGACACCACGCCCGAGCAGATCGAGGCTCGCGCCAGGCGGCTCGCGGAGGCCCGGGCGCCCGGCCTCATCGAGGAGTACGAGGCGATAGGCGGATCTCCCCTGCACGCGCAGGCGCGGGAGCAGTCCGTTCTGCTGGGTGAGGAGCTCCGCCGCAGGGGGCACGACGCCGCCACCTACCTCGGCTACCAGTTCACCGACCCGAGCATAGCGGATGCCGTATCGGCCGCGCGCGCCGCCGGCGTCGACGTCGTCGTCGGCCTGCCCGTCTACCCCCTGTGCGGTCCGTCCACCAGCGTCGCGGCGCTCGACGAGCTGGACGGCGCGGTGAACGCGGCCGGCTGGGACGTGCGGCTCGCTCACATCTCGGGCTGGCACCGCCACCCGGCGTACGCGGACCTGCGGGCGCGCGCGGTCCGTGGAGTGCTGGAGCGCGACGGCCTGAGCCTGGCCGACCCCGGCACGCGCCTCGTTTTCTCCGCCCACGGCACGCCCATGAAGTACCTGCGCGAGGGCAGTCGTTACGACGTATACGTGCACGACCACTGCCGACAGCTCGCGAGCTCGCTCCACGTATCAGAATATGAACTCGGATTTCAGAATCACTCGAATCGTCCCGTGGAATGGACCCAACCGGACATCGACAGGGTGATCGAAGAGGTGGACGCGAGCGCGGTCGTGGTCGTGCCCGTGAGCTTCATGCACGAGCAGTCGGAGACCCTCGCCGAGCTCGACCACGAGCTGCGTGAGGTGGCCGAGGGCCGTGGCCTGTCGTTTCACCGGGTGCCCGTTCCGCACGCCGACCCGGCGTTCATTGGCCTGCTGGCGGATCTGGTCGAGGGCGCCCTGCACGGCGGCGCCGCCGCGGGCGAGGAAGTGGCGGGGCTACCTCTTCAGCAGTGCCGGTGTAGGCCGGATTCGAACACCTGCTGCATGAACGCGTCCCTGGAGCGCGCCGAGAGCCTGCCGCTTCCGGAGCTCTAGGAAGCGCCGCTTCCCGGCTTCAACGTCTCGGCGAGGCTCGCGGCGACGGCGCGCGCCTGGGCCAGGCGCCCGGGCACGCCAGGACGCGACTCCCAGTTCGCGCACGCGTGCACCCCCTCGGGCCACCGCAGTCCATCCAGCGCGTTCCAGGAGTGGTCCCAGGCGGGCATGCGCGTGCGCGCCACCGAGATCGGTTCCGCGGCGAGGCCCGTCACGCGCTCGAATTCCTCGCTGGCCAACGCCCCCAGCCGGTCGTCGGGCAGCCCCACCACGTCCGGCGCAGCCGCGCCGCCCAGGTACGCCGTGTACACCCCGGCGCGATCGGCGCCCGGGAACAGGGCGTCGTTCCAGGTGACGCCGCGGGTCGCAAGCGGCTCCCTGAAGGAGACCTGGTAGCCGAGCCCCCGCGGGCCGGAGCCGGCCGCGTCGGCGTCGGCCCCGTGCGCGGCGAGCAGATGGACGACGGCCAGGGGATTGTACCGGAGTCTGCCCAGGCGGGAGGCGACCTCGGGGTCGAGCCTGGCGACGAGGCCGCCCGCGACGTCCGCGGGCAACGTGAGGACGACCGCCCGGCAGCGGACCGGCCCGCCCGCGGTCCCGACGACCAGCTCGGCGCCTTCGCGCGTGATCGTCCCAGCGGCTTCGCGCAGCGCGAGCCGGCTCCCGGCGCTGCGGGCGAGGGCGTCGGTGAGGGTCTGCATGCCGTCGCGGAACGAGCAGGCCGCGGGCACCTCGCCGCTCCGACGAAGCAGCCACAGCACCACGCTGCGGCCGACGCCGAACTCGCTCAGCGTCCGGGCGAGCGCGAAGCGGGCGGGCATGTCGGTGGGCCGCGACGCGTACAGCCCGCCGTAGAGCGGGCCGAGCATGTCGTCGTACGCCTCGCGCCCGAACTTGCGGATCAGGAAGGCGCCCGCCGTCTCGTCGGGGCGCAGGCCGCCGGTGAGCGGCTCGAGCGCCATGCGCATCCGCGTGCGCCAGCCCAGCAGGTCTGAGCGCAGCACCTCCCGCGCCGTGGTGGGGACCCGCCGGAGGCGTCCTCTGGCGTAAACGAACACGGACAGGTCGTCGGGCGCGGGGATCAACTGATTCTCGATGCCGAGCTCGGCCACCAGCTCGCGCAGCGGCTGGGTCAGCCGGGTGCGCTGCGGCCCCCATTCCAGGACACGGTCTCGAACGCGTCCGCTGCGCACGATCCCGCCGGCCCGGTCGCCGGCCTCGAGGACGACGTGGTCCAGGCCGCGGAGGTCCAGCTCTCGTGACAGGGCGAGCCCACTGAGGCCGCCGCCGACGACGGCGATCACGTCAGGAGGGGCGATCCACGGAGGGCACCGCGCGGCTCATCTCCTCCTCCACCGAGGCGGCGTCCCGCATGGAGGACATGTCCAGTTCGAAGTCGGGGCGGGCGGGCTCGACGAGCTTGGCGAGCAGCTCGCGGCGCTCGCGCGCCGACAGCCCCAACTCCTTGAGTTCGTCCACGGAGAGCGCGGCGCCGGACACCGCGCGCAAGCCGGTGTCCTCGTCCGCCTCGACGAGCCGCGCTATCGCGGCGCGCTCCATCCGACTGAGCGGCGCGGACGCCAGCCCGTAGTCGACCCAGGCCTCGTAGCTCAGGGGCGCCACGCGCTTGACCATCCCCGCAATCACGCCGGCGAAAGCCCGGATCTCGTATTGCGCGTGCGGATCCACCCTCAACGTCAGGAAGTGCAGCAGGTTGTGCAGGTTGATCTTCCAGTACCACTGGGTATAGGTCGACACGGGCAGGTCGATGCGGGCGATCTCCCGCGCCACGTCGTTCTCCACCAGCCAGCCGTAGGTGTCGCTCGCCTGGCGCCGGATCTCCTCCCAGCGTTGGATCGCCTCCTGTCGAAGCTCGGCCGACGCGGCGCCTTCCTGCCGGCCCTGCTTGTTGTCGGGGCTCTGTAGCGAGAAGTGCTCCGGTTCGGGAGTGTAGAACAGCAGCGGGAGCAGCGAATAGCGGG
This Gemmatimonadota bacterium DNA region includes the following protein-coding sequences:
- the hemE gene encoding uroporphyrinogen decarboxylase; the encoded protein is MNDRIVRALRREPVDATPVWFMRQAGRSLPRYRELRGDVGMFEILRDPEAAAEITRLPLEYFPVDALVLYNDISTPFFGAGLDVEIHPGLGPVVDRPIEGPDDVGRLRAHDPRATMDYIMDQIRLLVSRESVPVLGFVSAPFTLCTYLIKGAKARNVDETKAFMWRWPDAWARLAGFWADHLGDFAVAQAEAGAGAVQVFDSWAGALSPGDYERFAQPYTRRILERLAAAGVPSINFTTGNPALLPLVAAAGGDGLGVDWRVPLDEAWSTVGHDRAIQGNLDPATLAAGRDAALAAAADVLRRAGGRPGHIFNVGHGLTPDADPEVVRAVVDFVHESTAASQVPAGRVASGPAAIGGES
- the hemH gene encoding ferrochelatase, with protein sequence MKVAVMVLNFGEPESPTMEAVVPFLERIFRMNGSLDAGDTTPEQIEARARRLAEARAPGLIEEYEAIGGSPLHAQAREQSVLLGEELRRRGHDAATYLGYQFTDPSIADAVSAARAAGVDVVVGLPVYPLCGPSTSVAALDELDGAVNAAGWDVRLAHISGWHRHPAYADLRARAVRGVLERDGLSLADPGTRLVFSAHGTPMKYLREGSRYDVYVHDHCRQLASSLHVSEYELGFQNHSNRPVEWTQPDIDRVIEEVDASAVVVVPVSFMHEQSETLAELDHELREVAEGRGLSFHRVPVPHADPAFIGLLADLVEGALHGGAAAGEEVAGLPLQQCRCRPDSNTCCMNASLERAESLPLPEL
- a CDS encoding FAD-dependent oxidoreductase, which gives rise to MIAVVGGGLSGLALSRELDLRGLDHVVLEAGDRAGGIVRSGRVRDRVLEWGPQRTRLTQPLRELVAELGIENQLIPAPDDLSVFVYARGRLRRVPTTAREVLRSDLLGWRTRMRMALEPLTGGLRPDETAGAFLIRKFGREAYDDMLGPLYGGLYASRPTDMPARFALARTLSEFGVGRSVVLWLLRRSGEVPAACSFRDGMQTLTDALARSAGSRLALREAAGTITREGAELVVGTAGGPVRCRAVVLTLPADVAGGLVARLDPEVASRLGRLRYNPLAVVHLLAAHGADADAAGSGPRGLGYQVSFREPLATRGVTWNDALFPGADRAGVYTAYLGGAAAPDVVGLPDDRLGALASEEFERVTGLAAEPISVARTRMPAWDHSWNALDGLRWPEGVHACANWESRPGVPGRLAQARAVAASLAETLKPGSGAS